The following are encoded together in the Deinococcus multiflagellatus genome:
- a CDS encoding TlpA family protein disulfide reductase: MLTASPRTSKPRLLLPLVAGALLVGAATGAYLLTRPPAQRGDDSKSIAIATSQLAADFEQSRQTVPRHEGQQLARLNFPVSPGFKAPDWTRPMLLTFGTEFAPQVKALHGVLKGRIQLVHVVYHPVNEFNTPAADRQLQEFDRSVALLDTTQPDTPDPQPLLDQAGIHRAGYAFLLDDQQKILYSSNTIGLGTEDVVRAVNAYVQGGAGAVRPNPEQPLTPGESLLGRAKSINLPPMLVTELKRPTSLLFFSSPSCDVCVPWKEAAAPYIRRWKAAGYGVMFVQADQPKLQVERAPDGSVNVQDAKTNALERSQLFRAWNVRTFPSLYLLDHGKLIGNTPFLALKTKNAEYYDLQFRTADQLLSKLKD, encoded by the coding sequence ATGCTGACCGCCAGTCCAAGAACATCCAAACCTCGCCTGCTGTTGCCCCTGGTGGCCGGCGCCCTGCTGGTGGGTGCGGCCACCGGCGCCTACCTGCTGACGCGGCCTCCCGCGCAGCGTGGCGACGACTCAAAGTCCATAGCCATTGCGACCAGTCAGCTCGCAGCAGATTTCGAGCAATCCAGGCAAACCGTTCCACGGCATGAAGGCCAGCAGTTAGCACGCCTGAACTTTCCCGTGAGCCCGGGCTTCAAGGCGCCGGACTGGACTCGGCCCATGCTCCTGACCTTCGGCACTGAGTTTGCTCCGCAAGTGAAAGCGCTGCATGGTGTGCTCAAGGGCCGGATTCAGCTCGTTCATGTGGTGTATCACCCGGTCAACGAGTTCAACACCCCTGCTGCCGACCGACAGCTTCAGGAGTTTGACCGGTCCGTGGCGCTTCTCGACACCACGCAGCCTGATACACCAGACCCCCAGCCACTGCTCGACCAGGCAGGAATTCACCGCGCTGGCTACGCGTTCCTCCTCGATGATCAGCAGAAAATTCTCTACAGCAGCAACACCATTGGTCTGGGCACTGAAGACGTCGTGCGGGCTGTCAATGCCTATGTGCAAGGCGGCGCGGGCGCTGTTCGCCCTAATCCAGAGCAGCCTCTGACGCCAGGCGAATCATTGCTGGGCCGAGCAAAATCAATCAACCTTCCCCCCATGCTCGTGACAGAACTCAAACGGCCAACAAGCCTGCTGTTTTTCTCCAGTCCAAGCTGTGATGTCTGTGTTCCCTGGAAAGAAGCTGCGGCCCCGTATATACGTCGTTGGAAGGCGGCAGGATACGGCGTGATGTTTGTGCAGGCCGATCAACCCAAGCTCCAAGTTGAACGGGCGCCCGATGGCTCGGTCAACGTTCAGGATGCAAAAACAAACGCCCTGGAACGTTCGCAACTCTTCCGGGCTTGGAACGTCAGAACCTTTCCCAGCCTCTATTTGCTCGACCACGGTAAACTTATTGGCAATACGCCGTTCCTTGCGCTTAAGACCAAGAATGCTGAGTACTATGACCTTCAGTTCCGTACCGCCGATCAACTGCTCTCCAAGTTGAAGGACTAA
- a CDS encoding ABC transporter ATP-binding protein, producing MLTLHDVTYAYRLGQRDIPILSGCSWTFEAGSFTAICAPSGSGKSTLLNILGLLDRPTRGTYLLNGQDTSQLGDRAQSALRARTLGFLFQNFRLVPDLSVQANVALALEIAGWPARDRAARACDLLEQVGLAERLQHFPPELSGGEAQRVALARALAPRPQVLLADEPTGNLDPANRERILALLSAFHADGGTLVMVTHDAAAARAASHQVTLQGGQVQPLAQAPVAAPVAVGEALV from the coding sequence ATGTTGACCCTTCATGACGTGACCTACGCCTACCGGCTGGGCCAGCGCGACATCCCCATTCTCAGCGGCTGCAGCTGGACCTTCGAGGCCGGCAGTTTCACGGCGATCTGCGCGCCCTCGGGCTCTGGGAAATCAACCCTGCTGAACATTCTGGGGCTGCTGGACCGGCCCACGCGCGGCACCTACCTGCTGAACGGACAGGACACTTCCCAGCTGGGCGACCGCGCCCAGAGTGCGCTGCGCGCCCGCACCCTGGGGTTTTTGTTTCAGAACTTCCGGCTGGTGCCCGACCTGAGTGTGCAGGCCAATGTGGCCCTGGCCCTGGAGATTGCGGGCTGGCCTGCCCGGGACCGGGCCGCCCGCGCCTGCGACCTGCTGGAACAGGTGGGGCTCGCGGAGCGGCTGCAGCATTTTCCACCCGAGCTCTCGGGCGGGGAGGCGCAGCGCGTGGCCCTGGCGCGCGCCCTGGCGCCGCGTCCGCAGGTGTTGCTGGCCGACGAGCCCACCGGCAACCTGGACCCCGCGAACCGCGAGCGAATTCTGGCGCTGCTCTCCGCTTTTCATGCGGACGGCGGCACCCTGGTGATGGTGACCCACGACGCGGCAGCGGCCCGCGCCGCCTCGCACCAGGTCACGCTGCAGGGCGGACAGGTGCAGCCGCTGGCCCAGGCGCCCGTGGCGGCCCCTGTCGCCGTGGGGGAGGCGCTGGTTTGA
- a CDS encoding V-type ATP synthase subunit D, whose product MAGQISPTRSALLASKASLKTASGGADLLKRKRDALIGEFFALVKDALAAREQLSGVSKGAYTSLFGAKAWDSPEAVESLSLAGSGDYAVNMQIENLYGVKVPRISVPERAQAAGFSPINVGARTIQAATDFGGVMEAIVKVAATETKLRRIGEEIKKTSRRVNALEQVVIPGIEDDIRFIRSVLDQREREASYTQKKIKAKIEAKAEQQRQNVQAGNHGTAAD is encoded by the coding sequence ATGGCAGGACAGATTAGCCCCACCCGCAGCGCGCTGCTGGCCAGCAAGGCCAGCCTGAAAACGGCCTCCGGCGGCGCCGACCTGCTCAAGCGCAAGCGCGACGCCCTGATCGGCGAGTTCTTTGCGCTGGTCAAGGACGCGCTCGCCGCCCGCGAGCAGCTGAGCGGTGTCAGCAAGGGCGCCTACACCAGCCTGTTCGGAGCCAAGGCCTGGGACAGCCCGGAAGCCGTGGAGAGCCTCAGCCTGGCGGGCAGCGGCGACTACGCCGTGAACATGCAGATTGAGAACCTGTACGGCGTGAAGGTGCCCCGCATCAGCGTGCCCGAGCGGGCGCAGGCCGCTGGCTTCAGCCCCATCAACGTGGGCGCGCGGACCATTCAGGCCGCCACCGACTTTGGCGGCGTGATGGAAGCCATCGTGAAGGTGGCCGCCACCGAAACGAAGCTGCGGCGCATCGGCGAGGAGATCAAAAAGACCTCGCGCCGCGTGAACGCACTGGAGCAGGTGGTCATTCCCGGGATCGAGGACGACATCCGCTTTATTCGCAGTGTGCTGGACCAGCGCGAGCGCGAAGCCAGCTACACCCAGAAAAAGATCAAGGCGAAGATCGAGGCGAAAGCCGAGCAGCAGCGCCAGAATGTTCAGGCCGGCAACCACGGCACCGCCGCCGACTGA